One stretch of Amycolatopsis tolypomycina DNA includes these proteins:
- a CDS encoding CoA-acylating methylmalonate-semialdehyde dehydrogenase, which yields MTDRISHWIDGKPFGGTAARTGEVFDPATGQVRAHVDFAGDAEVEAAVAAAKAALPGWRGTSLAGRTRVLFAFRELLSARKHELAKIITSEHGKVESDAAGEIARAIENVEFACGAAQLLKGGFSENASTGVDVYSIAQPLGVVGVISPFNFPAMVPLWFVPNALACGNTVVLKPSEKDPSAAVFIAELFAEAGLPAGALNVLHGDKVAVDGLLEHADVKAISFVGSTPIARYVYETGTRHGKRVQALGGAKNHMVVLPDADLDLAADAAVSAGFGSAGERCMAVSVVVAVDPVGDALVAKIAERMGRLRVGDGRDPSSEMGPLVTAAHHARVSSYVDAGVSSGASLVVDGRGIEVPGDGFWLGPTLFDHVRPAMSIYTDEIFGPVLSVARTASYDEALELINANPYGNGTAIFTGDGAAARRFQNEVEVGMVGVNVPIPVPVGYYSFGGWKDSLFGDSHAYGPEGFHFFTRTKVVTSRWPDTSHAGVNLGFPRNS from the coding sequence GTGACCGACCGCATCAGCCACTGGATCGACGGCAAGCCGTTCGGCGGGACCGCCGCGCGGACCGGCGAGGTGTTCGACCCGGCCACCGGGCAGGTCAGGGCGCACGTCGACTTCGCCGGTGACGCCGAGGTCGAAGCCGCCGTCGCCGCGGCCAAGGCGGCGTTGCCCGGCTGGCGCGGGACGTCGCTGGCCGGCCGGACGCGCGTGCTGTTCGCCTTCCGCGAGCTGCTGTCCGCCCGCAAGCACGAGCTGGCGAAGATCATCACGAGCGAGCACGGGAAGGTCGAGTCCGACGCGGCGGGCGAGATCGCCCGCGCGATCGAGAACGTCGAGTTCGCCTGCGGCGCCGCCCAGCTGCTCAAGGGCGGGTTCAGCGAGAACGCCTCGACCGGCGTCGACGTCTATTCGATCGCCCAGCCGCTCGGCGTGGTCGGCGTGATCTCGCCGTTCAACTTCCCGGCCATGGTGCCGCTGTGGTTCGTGCCCAACGCGCTGGCCTGCGGAAACACCGTCGTGTTGAAGCCGAGTGAGAAGGACCCGTCGGCGGCGGTGTTCATCGCGGAGCTGTTCGCCGAGGCCGGGCTGCCCGCCGGCGCGCTGAACGTGCTGCACGGCGACAAGGTGGCCGTGGACGGGCTCCTCGAACACGCCGACGTCAAGGCGATCTCGTTCGTCGGGTCGACGCCGATCGCGCGGTACGTCTACGAGACCGGGACCCGGCACGGCAAGCGCGTGCAGGCGCTCGGCGGGGCGAAGAACCACATGGTGGTGCTGCCGGACGCCGACCTCGACCTGGCCGCGGACGCGGCGGTGTCGGCCGGGTTCGGCTCGGCGGGGGAGCGGTGCATGGCGGTGTCCGTGGTCGTGGCCGTCGACCCGGTCGGCGACGCGCTGGTGGCGAAGATCGCCGAGCGGATGGGCCGGCTGCGCGTCGGCGACGGCCGCGACCCGTCGTCGGAGATGGGCCCGCTGGTGACGGCGGCGCACCACGCCCGCGTCTCGTCCTATGTGGACGCCGGGGTGTCTTCGGGCGCCTCCCTGGTGGTCGACGGCCGCGGGATCGAGGTGCCCGGCGACGGCTTCTGGCTCGGCCCGACGCTGTTCGACCACGTCCGCCCGGCGATGTCGATCTACACGGACGAGATCTTCGGCCCGGTGCTGTCGGTGGCGCGCACGGCTTCCTACGACGAGGCGCTGGAGCTGATCAACGCCAACCCGTACGGCAACGGCACGGCCATCTTCACCGGCGACGGCGCGGCCGCGCGGCGGTTCCAGAACGAGGTCGAGGTGGGCATGGTCGGGGTCAACGTCCCGATCCCGGTCCCGGTCGGCTACTACTCGTTCGGCGGCTGGAAGGACTCGCTGTTCGGCGACAGCCACGCCTACGGGCCGGAGGGGTTCCACTTCTTCACCCGGACGAAGGTGGTCACCTCGCGGTGGCCGGACACCTCGCACGCCGGGGTGAACCTCGGCTTCCCGCGCAACTCCTAG
- the ybeY gene encoding rRNA maturation RNase YbeY — MSIEIANESGVNVDETSIVSAARYALDKMEVSPLAELSILLVTLDVMEDLHERWMDLPGPTDVMAFPMDELDSSRRPDAPDASPALLGDIVLCPAFAKDQAKTAGHSLMDELHLLTVHGCLHLLGYDHAEPAEEREMFALQKRILGEYQDAVAALDKRDAQRSTDDRVLGIAGLEAPAPAPAAEPPTGETP; from the coding sequence TTGAGCATCGAGATCGCCAACGAGTCCGGCGTGAACGTCGACGAGACGTCCATCGTCTCGGCCGCCCGCTACGCCCTCGACAAGATGGAGGTCAGCCCGCTCGCCGAGCTGTCCATCCTCCTCGTCACCCTCGACGTCATGGAAGACCTGCACGAACGCTGGATGGACCTCCCGGGGCCCACCGACGTCATGGCCTTCCCGATGGACGAGCTCGACTCCTCCCGCCGCCCGGACGCGCCCGACGCGTCGCCCGCGCTGCTCGGGGACATCGTGCTCTGCCCGGCGTTCGCCAAGGACCAGGCCAAGACCGCGGGGCACTCGCTGATGGACGAGCTGCACCTCCTCACGGTGCACGGCTGCCTCCACCTCCTCGGCTACGACCACGCCGAGCCCGCCGAGGAGCGGGAGATGTTCGCGCTCCAGAAGCGCATCCTCGGCGAGTACCAGGACGCCGTCGCCGCCCTGGACAAGCGCGACGCCCAGCGCAGCACCGACGACCGCGTCCTCGGCATCGCCGGGCTGGAGGCCCCCGCCCCGGCTCCCGCCGCCGAGCCACCCACCGGGGAAACGCCCTAG
- the dnaJ gene encoding molecular chaperone DnaJ → MARDYYGILGVAKNASDQEIKRAYRKLARELHPDVNPSDDAQHKFAEVTTAYEVLSDPQKRKIVDLGGDPMDGGARGGGGGDPFAGFGGLGDIMDAFFGAAGGGGGRGRGPRSRVQPGSDALIRLGLTLEECATGVDKEIAVDTAIVCDLCRGAGTSEGTSVKTCDTCGGAGEVQSVQRSFLGQVVTARPCPVCRGFGEVIPDPCRQCGGDGRIRARRNVTAKIPPGVGDGMRIRLSGQGEVGPGGGPAGDLYVEIDETPHEVFVRQGHDLHCNFRIPMTTAALGATVPISTLVDGDYELDVEPGTQPNAELVLTGKGMPRLRSSGRVDGRGDLHVHIDVVVPTKLDEAQRELLVELAQQRGEEVPTLASNGTKHGGLFAKLRAKNHR, encoded by the coding sequence GTGGCGAGGGACTACTACGGCATCCTCGGGGTGGCCAAGAACGCGAGCGATCAGGAGATCAAGCGCGCGTACCGGAAGCTGGCCCGGGAGCTGCACCCCGACGTCAACCCGTCGGACGACGCCCAGCACAAGTTCGCCGAGGTCACGACGGCCTACGAGGTGCTGTCCGACCCGCAGAAGCGCAAGATCGTCGACCTCGGCGGCGACCCGATGGACGGCGGCGCGCGCGGCGGCGGTGGCGGCGACCCGTTCGCCGGCTTCGGCGGCCTCGGCGACATCATGGACGCCTTCTTCGGCGCGGCCGGCGGTGGCGGCGGGCGCGGGCGCGGCCCGCGCAGCCGCGTCCAGCCCGGCTCCGACGCGCTGATCCGGCTCGGCCTCACCCTCGAGGAGTGCGCGACCGGCGTCGACAAGGAGATCGCCGTCGACACCGCGATCGTCTGCGACCTCTGCCGCGGCGCGGGCACCAGCGAGGGCACCTCGGTCAAGACCTGCGACACCTGCGGCGGCGCCGGCGAGGTCCAGTCCGTCCAGCGGTCGTTCCTCGGCCAGGTCGTCACCGCCCGCCCCTGCCCGGTCTGCCGCGGCTTCGGCGAGGTCATCCCCGACCCCTGCCGCCAGTGCGGCGGCGACGGCCGCATCCGCGCCCGCCGCAACGTCACGGCGAAGATCCCGCCGGGCGTCGGCGACGGCATGCGCATCCGGCTGTCCGGCCAGGGCGAGGTCGGCCCCGGCGGCGGCCCGGCCGGCGACCTGTACGTCGAGATCGACGAAACCCCGCACGAGGTCTTCGTCCGGCAGGGCCACGACCTGCACTGCAACTTCCGCATCCCGATGACCACGGCCGCGCTCGGGGCCACGGTGCCGATCTCGACCCTCGTCGACGGCGACTACGAACTCGACGTCGAGCCGGGCACCCAGCCCAACGCCGAGCTCGTCCTGACCGGCAAGGGCATGCCGCGGCTGCGGTCCTCCGGCCGCGTCGACGGCCGCGGCGACCTGCACGTCCACATCGACGTCGTCGTCCCGACCAAGCTCGACGAAGCCCAGCGCGAACTGCTCGTCGAACTGGCCCAGCAGCGCGGCGAAGAGGTCCCGACGCTGGCGTCCAACGGCACCAAGCACGGCGGGCTGTTCGCCAAGCTGCGCGCCAAGAACCACCGCTGA
- a CDS encoding histidine triad nucleotide-binding protein, producing the protein MSETDADTLFERIIAGEIPADVVHQDETTFAFRDISPQARVHVLVVPRKRYRNVAELAAADPQLLGDVVATARKVAELEGIVESGYRVVFNTGSDAGQTVFHVHAHVLGGEPLGLFGAPDED; encoded by the coding sequence ATGAGCGAAACCGACGCCGACACCCTCTTCGAACGGATCATCGCCGGCGAGATCCCCGCCGATGTCGTGCACCAGGACGAAACCACCTTCGCGTTCCGCGACATCAGCCCCCAGGCGCGGGTGCACGTGCTCGTCGTGCCCCGGAAGCGGTACCGCAACGTGGCCGAGCTCGCCGCCGCGGATCCGCAGCTGCTCGGTGACGTCGTCGCCACCGCGCGCAAGGTCGCCGAGCTCGAGGGCATCGTCGAGAGCGGCTACCGCGTCGTGTTCAACACCGGCTCCGACGCCGGGCAGACCGTCTTCCACGTGCACGCCCACGTGCTCGGCGGGGAGCCGCTCGGGTTGTTCGGCGCGCCGGACGAGGACTGA
- a CDS encoding PucR family transcriptional regulator produces MYPTVAEVLALPVLRQGRPHVVAGAAGLDAPVRWAHVAEVADIAHLLRGGELVLTTGVALPDDGPALARYVADLAGVGAAGVVVELVRHWSDKLPAALVDAAEEHGLPLVTLSRETRFVSVTEAVNGQIVDAQVAELRAAERVHETFTALTVAGAEPGVVLGEVARLTEQPVVLETLSHEVLAYDAAGTDPAELLTGWPSRSRVVQVGERTGYHPGSGWLVTVVGARGHDWGRLILVCADQPPHRHRVVAERAASALAVHRLVAKDSDGLERQAHRAVLAELLASPAPTAELLARASALAVPLPGRQLVGLAVRPRLTGTGRPALSTPPVLRELAEATVLAARRAKVSALVATDDLGVRALIALSPEANADAVLHRLATDVHEARGSAPGVLAVGTTVASPAEARRTLLEASQVAAAALGAGAERVVHRLSDVRLRGLLHLLSGDERVTAFAFRELGPLLQRDAASGSRLVQALRHYCEQGGNKSAAAAAAHTSRTAYYQQLARIEQVLGVRLEDPESMLSLYVALLAWDLTRPSEEDSPGRAVQ; encoded by the coding sequence ATGTACCCGACCGTCGCCGAGGTCCTCGCGCTGCCGGTGCTGCGCCAGGGCCGCCCGCACGTCGTCGCCGGCGCCGCCGGGCTGGACGCGCCGGTGCGCTGGGCGCACGTCGCCGAGGTCGCCGACATCGCGCACCTGCTGCGCGGTGGTGAGCTGGTGCTGACCACCGGCGTCGCCCTGCCGGACGACGGCCCGGCGCTGGCCCGGTACGTCGCCGACCTGGCCGGGGTCGGCGCGGCCGGCGTCGTGGTCGAGCTGGTCCGGCACTGGAGCGACAAGCTGCCCGCCGCGCTGGTCGACGCGGCCGAGGAGCACGGGCTGCCCTTGGTGACGCTCTCGCGGGAGACGCGGTTCGTGAGCGTCACCGAAGCGGTGAACGGCCAGATCGTCGACGCCCAGGTCGCCGAGCTGCGCGCCGCCGAGCGCGTGCACGAGACGTTCACCGCCCTGACGGTCGCGGGTGCCGAACCCGGCGTCGTCCTGGGCGAGGTCGCCCGGCTCACCGAGCAGCCGGTGGTGCTGGAGACGCTGTCGCACGAGGTCCTCGCCTACGACGCGGCCGGCACCGACCCGGCCGAGCTGCTCACCGGCTGGCCGTCCCGGTCGCGGGTGGTCCAGGTCGGCGAGCGGACCGGCTACCACCCGGGTTCGGGCTGGCTGGTGACCGTGGTCGGCGCGCGCGGGCACGACTGGGGGCGGCTGATCCTCGTCTGCGCCGACCAGCCGCCGCACCGCCACCGGGTGGTCGCCGAGCGGGCCGCGTCCGCGCTGGCCGTGCACCGGCTGGTCGCCAAGGATTCCGACGGTCTCGAACGCCAGGCCCACCGCGCGGTGCTCGCCGAGCTGCTCGCCTCGCCCGCGCCGACGGCGGAGCTGCTGGCCCGCGCGTCGGCGCTGGCCGTGCCGCTGCCCGGGCGGCAGCTGGTCGGGCTGGCCGTGCGGCCGCGGCTGACCGGCACCGGACGCCCCGCGCTGTCGACCCCACCGGTGCTGCGCGAGCTGGCCGAGGCGACGGTGCTGGCGGCCCGGCGCGCGAAAGTGTCGGCACTGGTGGCGACGGACGACCTCGGCGTGCGGGCGCTGATCGCGCTGTCCCCGGAGGCGAACGCCGACGCGGTGCTGCACCGGCTCGCCACCGACGTCCACGAGGCCCGCGGCAGCGCGCCGGGCGTGCTCGCGGTCGGCACGACGGTGGCGTCTCCGGCCGAAGCCCGCCGGACGTTGCTGGAGGCGAGCCAGGTCGCGGCGGCGGCACTGGGCGCGGGCGCGGAGCGGGTGGTGCACCGGTTGTCCGACGTCCGCCTGCGCGGCCTGCTGCACCTGCTCTCCGGCGACGAGCGCGTGACGGCGTTCGCTTTCCGCGAGCTGGGCCCGCTGCTGCAGCGCGACGCGGCATCGGGCAGCCGGCTCGTCCAGGCGTTGCGGCACTACTGCGAGCAGGGCGGCAACAAGTCGGCGGCGGCCGCGGCGGCGCACACGTCCCGGACGGCCTACTACCAGCAGCTCGCCCGGATCGAGCAGGTCCTCGGTGTCCGGCTGGAGGACCCGGAGTCGATGTTGTCGCTGTATGTGGCGCTGCTGGCGTGGGACCTCACCCGGCCGAGCGAAGAAGACTCACCCGGACGTGCCGTGCAGTGA
- a CDS encoding 16S rRNA (uracil(1498)-N(3))-methyltransferase, protein MPDTTLPVFLAASVPASGRAVLDGEEARHAATVRRLRVGERLVLSDGAGAMARCVVEGVQAGRDALLTLVVEEHWTEEPPAVRVLVAQALAKGDRGELAVELATEAGVDAIVPWRAARSVAKWEDGGRGDKALARWRATARAAAKQARRAHVPEVTEPVTTGELAGLVATMSLAVVLESDVPERLTDLELPDTGDVLLVVGPEGGVTDEELRALRDAGARAVRLGTTVLRTSTAAAVALGALGALTTRWQ, encoded by the coding sequence GTGCCCGACACCACCCTGCCGGTCTTCCTGGCCGCGTCGGTGCCGGCTTCGGGGCGCGCGGTCCTCGACGGCGAGGAGGCCCGGCACGCGGCCACCGTCCGCCGCCTGCGCGTCGGCGAGCGGCTGGTGCTGTCCGACGGCGCCGGCGCGATGGCCCGGTGCGTGGTCGAAGGCGTCCAGGCCGGGCGGGACGCCCTGCTGACGCTGGTGGTCGAGGAGCACTGGACCGAGGAGCCGCCGGCGGTGCGGGTGCTGGTCGCGCAGGCGCTGGCCAAGGGCGACCGCGGGGAGCTCGCCGTCGAGCTCGCCACCGAGGCCGGGGTCGACGCGATCGTCCCGTGGCGGGCGGCGCGCAGCGTCGCGAAGTGGGAAGACGGCGGCCGCGGCGACAAGGCGCTGGCGCGCTGGCGGGCCACGGCCCGGGCGGCGGCGAAGCAGGCGCGGCGGGCGCACGTGCCGGAGGTCACCGAGCCGGTGACCACGGGGGAGCTGGCCGGGCTCGTGGCGACGATGTCGCTGGCCGTCGTGCTGGAGTCCGACGTGCCCGAGCGGCTCACCGACCTCGAGCTGCCCGACACCGGAGACGTGCTGCTGGTCGTCGGGCCCGAGGGCGGGGTCACGGACGAGGAGCTGCGGGCCCTGCGGGACGCCGGCGCACGGGCCGTCCGGCTCGGCACGACCGTGCTGCGGACGTCTACCGCCGCGGCGGTCGCGCTCGGGGCGCTCGGCGCGCTCACCACCCGCTGGCAGTAG
- a CDS encoding SSI family serine proteinase inhibitor, with the protein MSLGCLAPAHPPASALQLTTHDTAGRIGAVALTCDPAGGTHPKRDKACAVLSAAGGDFSRITARHQACTLIYAPVDVTATGTWRGKPVSFRTTYANRCEADRDSDEVFAF; encoded by the coding sequence ATGAGCCTCGGCTGTCTCGCGCCGGCACACCCGCCGGCCTCGGCGCTGCAGCTGACCACCCACGACACCGCCGGCCGGATCGGCGCGGTGGCCCTGACGTGCGACCCGGCGGGTGGCACGCACCCGAAGCGCGACAAGGCGTGCGCGGTGCTGTCGGCGGCCGGGGGTGACTTCTCGCGGATCACCGCGCGGCACCAGGCGTGCACGCTGATCTACGCCCCGGTGGACGTGACGGCGACCGGGACCTGGCGCGGCAAGCCGGTGTCGTTCCGCACGACGTACGCCAACCGGTGCGAGGCCGATCGCGATTCGGACGAGGTCTTCGCGTTCTGA
- a CDS encoding YbaB/EbfC family nucleoid-associated protein yields MNNFDPASAGMPEIARRAAEAKARLQRVSATATSADGAVTVTVNTAGALQELTFGPRADELPRTRLAQAVLATARRAQVDAAQQLTGIMAPVVGEGSEAMEFLREQIPAPEVPAEEVRRKPPSDDDFGSPILRRGL; encoded by the coding sequence GTGAACAATTTTGACCCGGCTTCGGCCGGAATGCCCGAAATCGCCCGGCGCGCGGCCGAGGCGAAGGCGCGGTTGCAGCGTGTCTCGGCGACCGCCACGAGTGCCGACGGGGCCGTCACGGTCACCGTCAACACCGCCGGTGCGCTGCAGGAACTCACCTTCGGCCCGCGTGCCGACGAGCTGCCGCGGACCCGCCTGGCCCAGGCTGTCCTGGCCACCGCGCGCCGGGCGCAGGTCGACGCGGCGCAGCAGCTGACCGGCATCATGGCGCCGGTCGTCGGCGAAGGCAGCGAGGCGATGGAATTCCTGCGGGAACAGATTCCGGCGCCCGAAGTCCCCGCCGAAGAAGTACGCCGGAAACCGCCGTCCGACGACGACTTCGGCAGCCCGATCCTGCGCCGGGGGCTCTGA
- a CDS encoding aldo/keto reductase, producing the protein MSAKNSGTFTIGGDLPVTRLGYGAMQLTGPGVWGDPKDPDEAVRVLRRAVELGVNLIDTADAYGPFVADLLIKKALHPYADDLVIATKAGFTRQGPGQWTPVGRPEYLRQQVELSLRHLGVDRIDLLQLHRIDPKVPVAEQVGELKKLQDEGKIRHIGLSEVDVDQLVEAQQTAEIVSVQNLFNLANRDAEPLLAHATEHGVAFIPWFPLATGALAGPDSPLTTLAKEHDATPSQLALAWLLKRSPVVLPIPGTSSVAHLEDNVAAADIELTDAEFDALTKAV; encoded by the coding sequence ATGAGCGCGAAGAACTCCGGCACCTTCACCATCGGCGGCGACCTCCCGGTCACCCGCCTCGGGTACGGCGCGATGCAGCTCACCGGGCCGGGCGTCTGGGGCGACCCGAAGGACCCCGACGAGGCCGTCCGCGTGCTGCGGCGGGCGGTCGAGCTGGGCGTGAACCTGATCGACACCGCCGACGCCTACGGCCCGTTCGTCGCCGACCTGCTGATCAAGAAGGCGCTGCACCCGTACGCCGACGACCTGGTCATCGCGACCAAGGCCGGGTTCACCCGCCAGGGCCCTGGCCAGTGGACCCCGGTCGGCCGGCCCGAGTACCTGCGCCAGCAGGTCGAACTGAGCCTGCGTCACCTCGGCGTCGACCGGATCGACCTGCTGCAGCTGCACCGGATCGACCCGAAGGTGCCGGTGGCCGAGCAGGTCGGGGAGCTGAAGAAGCTGCAGGACGAGGGCAAGATCCGGCACATCGGCCTGTCCGAGGTCGACGTCGACCAGCTCGTCGAGGCACAGCAGACCGCGGAGATCGTCTCCGTGCAGAACCTGTTCAACCTGGCCAACCGCGACGCCGAGCCCCTGCTGGCGCACGCCACCGAGCACGGCGTCGCGTTCATCCCCTGGTTCCCGCTGGCCACCGGGGCACTGGCCGGTCCGGACAGCCCGCTGACCACGCTGGCGAAGGAGCACGACGCGACGCCGTCGCAGCTCGCGCTGGCGTGGCTGCTCAAGCGGTCGCCGGTCGTGCTGCCGATCCCGGGGACGTCCTCGGTCGCGCACCTCGAGGACAACGTCGCCGCCGCGGACATCGAGCTGACCGACGCCGAGTTCGACGCCCTCACGAAGGCGGTCTAG
- a CDS encoding type VII secretion target, translating to MAVQALKVDFDVLGGHEDEIREIAAKVQQALDAAGTAQALDFDAFGLVGQVFALPIQAWVDTADSFLAAAVEAGHEVADRVKTAHTAFREHEHTTKCLIEGIGKELPA from the coding sequence ATGGCGGTGCAGGCCCTGAAGGTCGACTTCGACGTCCTCGGCGGCCACGAGGACGAGATCCGCGAGATCGCCGCCAAGGTCCAGCAGGCGCTCGACGCCGCCGGCACCGCGCAGGCCCTCGACTTCGACGCGTTCGGCCTGGTCGGCCAGGTCTTCGCGCTGCCCATCCAGGCGTGGGTCGACACCGCCGACAGCTTCCTCGCCGCGGCGGTCGAGGCCGGCCACGAGGTCGCGGACCGGGTGAAGACCGCGCACACGGCGTTCCGCGAGCACGAGCACACGACGAAGTGCCTGATCGAAGGCATCGGCAAGGAGCTGCCCGCATGA
- a CDS encoding PhoH family protein → MAGTVPGGAARPDVPGDVAKAEDAAVQAAQSRFPIPDAAALSLLGSRDENLRVAEELLAADVHVRGNEVTLTGTPADVAFAERVFAELVQLAAGGQQVGPDTVRRTVGMLSTGDASPAEVLSLNIVSRRGKTIRPKTLNQKRYVDAIDKHTVVFGIGPAGTGKTYLAMAKAVQALQAKQVTRIVLTRPAVEAGERLGYLPGTLNEKIDPYLRPLYDALHDMVEPESIPRLMQAGTIEIAPLAYMRGRTLNDAFIILDEAQNTTPEQMKMFLTRLGFGSKIVVTGDITQVDLPSGQRSGLRVVRDILTGVEDLHFAELTSQDVVRHRLVASIVDAYEKWQAVQDAQQNDGWKGNRR, encoded by the coding sequence GTGGCCGGAACCGTACCGGGTGGAGCCGCCCGACCCGACGTCCCCGGAGACGTCGCCAAGGCCGAGGATGCCGCCGTTCAGGCCGCGCAGTCCCGGTTCCCCATCCCCGACGCCGCCGCCCTGAGCCTGCTCGGCTCCCGCGACGAGAACCTGCGGGTCGCCGAAGAGCTGCTGGCTGCCGATGTGCACGTGCGCGGCAACGAAGTCACCCTGACCGGGACGCCCGCCGACGTCGCGTTCGCCGAACGCGTCTTCGCCGAGCTCGTGCAGCTCGCCGCGGGCGGCCAGCAGGTCGGGCCCGACACCGTCCGGCGCACCGTCGGCATGCTCTCCACCGGCGACGCCTCGCCGGCCGAAGTCCTCAGCCTCAACATCGTCTCGCGCCGCGGCAAGACCATCCGGCCCAAGACGCTCAACCAGAAGCGGTACGTCGACGCCATCGACAAGCACACCGTCGTCTTCGGCATCGGCCCCGCCGGTACCGGCAAGACGTACCTGGCCATGGCGAAGGCCGTCCAGGCGCTGCAGGCCAAGCAGGTCACCCGGATCGTGCTGACCCGCCCGGCCGTCGAGGCAGGCGAGCGCCTCGGCTACCTGCCCGGCACGCTGAACGAGAAGATCGACCCGTACCTGCGGCCGTTGTACGACGCACTGCACGACATGGTCGAGCCGGAGTCGATCCCGCGGCTGATGCAGGCAGGCACGATCGAAATCGCGCCGCTGGCCTACATGCGCGGCCGCACGCTGAACGACGCCTTCATCATCCTCGACGAGGCCCAGAACACCACGCCCGAGCAGATGAAGATGTTCCTCACCCGGCTCGGCTTCGGGTCCAAGATCGTCGTCACCGGCGACATCACCCAGGTCGACCTGCCCAGCGGGCAGCGCAGCGGCCTGCGCGTCGTGCGCGACATCCTCACCGGCGTCGAAGACCTCCACTTCGCCGAGCTCACCAGCCAGGACGTCGTCCGGCACAGGCTCGTCGCGAGCATCGTCGACGCCTACGAGAAGTGGCAGGCCGTGCAGGACGCCCAGCAGAACGACGGCTGGAAGGGCAACCGGCGTTGA
- the hrcA gene encoding heat-inducible transcriptional repressor HrcA produces the protein MANAEERRFEVLRAIVADYVSNQEPVGSKAIVERHNLGVSSATVRNDMATLEEEGYITQPHTSAGRVPTDKGYRLFVDRLSEIKPLSTAERRAITTFLDSGTDLDDVLKRSVRLLAQLTRQVAVVQYPMLTNAKVRHLEVVPLTPARLMLVLITDNGRVDQRTVDLGDVVTEEDVARLRTVLNAAMSGRRLNDAAARVAELPDKSPGELRDALIRVTTVLVESLAEHPEERLVLGGTANLTRNVADFPGSLRQVLEALEEQVVVLKLLAAARNPGAITVRIGEENEDEQMRSTSVVSIGYGRDDVVLGGMGVVGPTRMDYPGTIAAVRAVANYVGQILHGR, from the coding sequence GTGGCCAACGCGGAGGAGCGCCGCTTCGAAGTGCTGCGCGCGATCGTCGCGGACTACGTGTCCAACCAGGAACCCGTCGGGTCCAAGGCGATCGTCGAGCGGCACAACCTGGGTGTGTCGAGCGCCACGGTGCGCAATGACATGGCCACGCTCGAAGAAGAGGGCTACATCACCCAGCCGCACACCAGTGCCGGCCGGGTGCCGACCGACAAGGGCTACCGCCTCTTCGTCGACCGGCTCTCCGAGATCAAGCCGCTGAGCACCGCCGAGCGGCGGGCCATCACGACCTTCCTCGACAGCGGCACCGACCTCGACGACGTCCTCAAGCGCTCGGTCCGGCTGCTCGCGCAGCTGACCCGGCAGGTCGCCGTCGTCCAGTACCCGATGCTGACCAACGCCAAGGTGCGGCACCTCGAAGTGGTGCCGCTCACCCCGGCGCGGCTGATGCTGGTGCTGATCACCGACAACGGGCGCGTCGACCAGCGCACGGTCGACCTCGGCGACGTCGTCACCGAAGAGGACGTCGCCCGGCTGCGCACCGTGCTCAACGCGGCCATGTCCGGGCGGCGGCTCAACGACGCCGCCGCGCGCGTGGCCGAGCTGCCCGACAAGTCGCCCGGCGAGCTGCGGGACGCGCTCATCCGCGTCACCACCGTGCTGGTCGAGTCGCTGGCCGAGCACCCCGAAGAACGCCTGGTGCTCGGCGGCACCGCGAACCTCACCCGCAACGTCGCCGACTTCCCGGGCTCGCTGCGCCAGGTCCTCGAGGCCCTCGAGGAACAGGTCGTCGTGCTCAAGCTGCTCGCCGCCGCGCGCAACCCCGGTGCGATCACGGTGCGCATCGGTGAGGAAAATGAGGACGAGCAGATGCGCAGCACCTCGGTCGTCTCGATCGGCTACGGCCGCGACGACGTGGTGCTCGGCGGCATGGGGGTGGTCGGCCCGACCCGGATGGACTACCCCGGCACGATCGCCGCGGTCCGCGCGGTCGCCAACTACGTGGGGCAGATCCTGCACGGCCGCTGA